A window of the Lolium perenne isolate Kyuss_39 chromosome 7, Kyuss_2.0, whole genome shotgun sequence genome harbors these coding sequences:
- the LOC139833987 gene encoding uncharacterized protein — protein MLYRGERENQESCHICKSSRWVTKKKKGVIGEVVEGKKKAAKVFRYFPLIPRLQRIYSTEKTSQDARWHDKERTNDEKLRHPADGEAWKKFDDLFPDFKADPRNIRLGLSTDGFNPFGMASSKHSTWPVILVPYSMPPWVCMKQSNFIMSMLIPGPKGPGNDIDIYLEPLVDELMQLWAGVDTYDVVTKQNFFLRAALLWTMHDLPAYAYLAGYGTSGKFGCPNCAEHTSSKWLKKGRKYCYMGHRHWLPINHAFRRKKQPFYEDVEHRTAPEISSGTAVLAKLRGRTFILGKLNKKSNVATNPKKKKEKQKRKRSGEGESSNTRGGEGMSSEDSNKEKDPKNWWKKESIFFKLPYWEFLKLRHNLDVIHIEKNICDNLTGTLLGDRKSKVNVDARLDLIDLGIQPDLHSEKLDNGRYTMPDACFTMSRESKEILCSIIKSIKMPYGYASNISRCVDMKECKFTGLKSHDCHILIEHLLPLALRSCYPSEDVMFVVVELSNFFKSLCSKVLDSTKLDTLKAQIVLTLCKMERLFIPSFFTIMVRLIVHLVDEAKLGGPVHYRWMYPFERNLIDVRNRAYPEGSIAEGYIADECLTFCSRFLKGIDKSSSTSINTNLEEENYLFDSFGDTIGSVQDMKFDGKTLIQAHRYVLRHIDELEDFRGEFIEEEKRRLKKSTITEPAKLID, from the exons ATGCTTTATCGTGGTGAGAGAGAAAACCAAGAGTCTTGCCATATCTGTAAATCGTCTCGTTGGGTGACTAAGAAGAAAAAGGGGGTGATAGGCGAAGTCGTAGAAGGTAAGAAGAAAGCAGCAAAAGTATTCCGTTATTTCCCTTTGATACCTAGGCTTCAAAGAATTTATTCAACAGAGAAAACTTCACAAGATGCAAGGTGGCACGACAAGGAGAGAACAAATGATGAAAAACTGCGTCATCCTGCTGACGGTGAAGCTTGGAAAAAATTTGATGATCTATTTCCAGATTTCAAAGCCGATCCTCGTAATATTCGCCTTGGACTTTCAACCGATGGATTTAACCCTTTTGGAATGGCAAGTAGTAAGCATAGCACATGGCCAGTAATATTAGTTCCTTATAGCATGCCACCTTGGGTGTGTATGAAGCAATCAAACTTCATCATGTCAATGTTAATTCCAGGTCCAAAAGGCCCAGGAAATGACATAGATATATATCTCGAGCCATTAGTGGATGAGCTAATGCAATTGTGGGCAGGGGTAGATACATATGATGTGGTCACTAAACAAAATTTCTTCCTACGTGCTGCATTGTTGTGGACTATGCATGATCTTCCTGCATATGCCTATTTGGCTGGCTATGGCACCAGTGGAAAATTTGGATGTCCAAACTGTGCTGAGCACACATCATCTAAATGGCTAAAAAAAGGCCGCAAGTATTGTTACATGGGTCATCGTCATTGGCTGCCAATAAATCATGCCTTCCGTAGGAAGAAGCAACCATTTTATGAAGATGTTGAACATAGGACTGCCCCTGAAATTTCAAGCGGGACAGCAGTCCTTGCTAAGTTGCGTGGAAGAACTTTCATTTTGGGAAAGCTGAATAAAAAATCAAATGTGGCAACAAATCCtaagaagaaaaaggagaaacaaaaaagaaagagGAGTGGTGAGGGAGAGAGTTCAAACACTAGAGGTGGAGAAGGAATGAGTTCAGAGGATTCTAATAAGGAAAAGGATCCTAAGAACTGGTGGAAGAAGGAAAGCATATTTTTTAAACTACCATACTGGGAGTTTTTGAAATTGCGTCATAACCTTGATGTGATTCATATAGAAAAAAACATTTGTGATAATCTCACTGGAACTCTACTAGGTGATCGAAAATCAAAAGTAAATGTTGATGCACGTTTGGATTTGATTGACTTAGGAATTCAACCTGACCTTCATTCTGAAAAGTTAGACAATGGCCGCTACACAATGCCTGATGCTTGCTTCACAATGTCTCGAGAGAGTAAGGAGATTCTTTGTTCAATCATCAAAAGCATCAAGATGCCTTATGGATATGCCTCTAATATCTCAAGATGTGTTGACATGAAAGAATGCAAGTTCACTGGTCTAAAGAGCCATGATTGCCATATTTTAATTGAACACCTTCTTCCACTAGCATTGAGAAGTTGCTACCCTAGTGAAGATGTCATGTTTGTTGTTGTCGAACTATCCAATTTCTTCAAATCACTATGTTCTAAGGTGCTAGACAGTACTAAGCTTGACACGCTGAAAGCACAAATTGTGCTCACACTATGCAAGATGGAGAGATTATTCATCCCATCCTTTTTTACAATAATGGTCCGTTTGATTGTGCACTTGGTGGATGAAGCTAAATTGGGAGGTCCTGTGCACTATAGATGGATGTATCCATTTGAGAG AAACCTCATTGATGTGCGTAATCGGGCATATCCTGAAGGGTCTATTGCAGAAGGTTATATAGCCGACGAATGCTTAACATTTTGTTCACGATTTCTTAAAGGGATTGATAAATCATCAAGTACATCAATAAACACAAACTTGGAAGAAGAAAACTATTTGTTTGATAGTTTTGGAGATACAATTGGATCTGTACAAGATATGAAGTTTGATGGGAAAACACTTATTCAAGCACATCGTTATGTATTGCGACATATTGATGAACTAGAAGATTTCCGTGG TGAATTTATTGAGGAGGAGAAGAGAAGGCTAAAGAAGTCAACAATAACTGAACCTGCAAAGTTAATTGATTAA